GAAGGCGGCTTCGTCGGAGCACAGAAAGGTCACGAGCGCGGCGACCTCCTCGGGCCGGCCGATGCGCGGCACGCGACCGGGTGCGATCGGCAGGTTGGTCATGCCCAGCTTCTCGAAGCTGCGGTGCATCATCGGCGTGTCGATCGGGCCGGGGCAGATGGCGTTGCAGCGGATGTTCTTCGCCGCGAACTGGTAGGCGACCGCGCGGGTCAGCGCGTTGACGCCGCCCTTACTCGCCGTGTAGGCCGTGCCGCCGCCGCCGCCCAGCGCCGCGCCGGAGGACATGTTCACGATCGCGCCGCCGCCGCTCCGCTCCAGCTCGGGCAACGCCGCCTTGCAGAGCAGGAAGAGCGCCTTGACGTTCACCTCCCAGGTGCGGGTGAAGACCTCTTCCGAGACGCCGAGGATGTTCGTGTCGGAGAACTCGGAGACGCCGTGCATGTTGGCGAGCAGGTGCACCGCGCCGAAATCCTGCATCGCCTGCGCCACGACGCCGCGGGCATCGTCCCCGCGAGAGACGTCGGCCACGGCGCCGTGCAGCGTGCCGCCGGCGGCTTTGACCATGCCGATCGTCTCCTCCAGCCCCGCGCCGTTGACATCGACGGCCAGCACACGGGCGCCTTCGGCGACGAAGCGCTGCGCCACAGCCCGGCCGATGCCCGAGGCGCCGCCCGTCACGATCGCCGCCTTGCCGGCCAGCCGTCCGTCAGCCATGGCTTCTGCCTCCTTGCCCGCCGCGCGCCACGGACCACGCCGGGGCTGCCGCCGTGGTGCGCCGTCGCATTATAGAAATAGCGAAGCGGATCGGCGCAAGATCTTGTGATCCGCAATCGTTTTGCCCGGTGTACTATCGATCCGGCGCAGCGGGCTGCATGCCGCCCGCGGGCGCCGCGCCCGTCCGGCCCGACCGAGACGCCGCGGGCACGAGGCTCTCGATGGCGACGCTCACGTCCGTTTCCCTGGCAAACGCGGCCTTCACCATCCGCGTCTGGAGCGAAGGCGCCGGCCGCGCGCTGCTGTACCTGCACGGCTTTGAGGGTCACCCCGGCGACGCGCCCTTCCTGCAACGGCTGGCGCAGGGCCGGCGGGTGATCGCGCCCGAGGCGCCGGGCTTCGGCGCATCGGCCGACATCGAGCAGATCGACGACGTGCTCGACCTGGCGCTGTTCTATCGCCAGCTGATCGAAGCGCTGGGGCTTGGCGAGGTCGATCTGATCGGGCACTCGCTCGGCGGCATGTTCGCCGCCGAGATCGCGGCGATCTGCCCGCAGCACGTGCGGCGGCTCGTGCTGGTTTCGCCCTTCGGCCTCTGGCTGGAAGAGGCCGAGATCCCGGACTTCCTGGCGATGAGCGCCGGCCAGCTCGCCCGCGCCGCCTGGCACGACCCGGAGTCGGTGGCGGCGCAGACTACGCTCGGAGGCGGCACAAACGGCGCCTCGCCCGTGGCCACCGCGGTGCAGCGCGCCAGCAACCTCTCGGCCGCCGGCAAGTTCCTCTGGCCGATCCCCGACCGCGGCCTGCACAAGCGGCTGCCGCTGATCGCCGCGCCGGCGCTGGTGGTGCGCGGCGCCTCGGACAAGCTGATCCCGGCGCCGTACGGCAAGGCCTTCGCGGGGCTGATCCCGCATGCCCGCCTGGTGACGATTGCCGACGCCGGCCACACGCCCCAGGCCGAGCAGCCCGACGCCTTCCTCAGCGTCGTCGAGCCGTTTCTGGCGGGCTGACGGCCGCGAGCCATCGCGCCGGTACGGCCGATGCGGCCGAGTTCAAGCTGCCGGCGGTTACATTCTGATATCACGCTTTCCGATACGGTGTGCGGGGCGCCCTGCCCCGTCGAAATACCACCCCCGCGATCTCCATAGCCCCACGCCTGCGATCCATCGAACCGCCGAGCCGGCCTTTCCCTGGACCGTGCCTGGAAACCACGACCAGGCTCGGCCCGGTCGATTCCCGGGCCGCGGCGCGCCGTCTGCTCGCCGTGCCGCAGCGGCGCCAGCGCGGAACCCGATGCTGAGCACCGCCGATATCGCGGCCTCGGCGCCCTGGCTGTTGCCCGGGCTGTGGGTGAGGGTGCATGTGCTCGAGCGCCTGCGCTGAAGTCCGGCTGCCTGCTCCTGCAGGCGAAACGCGCCGCGCCGCGGACGGCTCGCTGTCGCGGGCGCACAACGATGCCGACGATACCAGAGAGCATCGCAGCCGGAGAGCCGTGTGACGCCAACCCCGGAAGATTGCGCCGTGCTGCGCCGCTGGATCGAGCGGATTCTTGCCGACGTCGCCGATCTCGACGGCCGCGGCCGCGGCGCGCCGGAGACCGCTCACGGCGGCGAGCCGCCGGCGCCAGCGTTCGACTGGGCGCCGCTGCTGCGCGAGGCCGTGACCGCCTACGCGGAGCGCGATCCGCTCGCCTTCCTTGCCGCCCTGATTCGCGCCATCCCGCGCGGGCAGGCCGTCGATCTCGGCCCGCTCTCAACCGAGCTGCTCGTGGCCCTGCGGGCCCGGCTGCGCGCCGCCGACGAGCAGGCGGCAACGGTGATCGATCCCGAGGCGCTGGCGGCGCTGCGCGCGGTCGAACAGATCCTGCGCGGGGATGATCATAATCCTCGCGCCGGCTGACCTCTCCGCACGGTACGGTTTCTCTCAGATGTGCAGTGCGTAGCCGGCGGGACGGCTGGTGTGCGGCCATTCATGTTCAGGCATCGCGCGAAGCCCCGTCACGTCGAGGTCGAAGACGAGGCGATTGTGGCCGAGACTGCGGATGACGCGCTGCTGATCGCGGACTGGCAAGGCCGGCTCTACAGGATACCGCGCGCCATGCTGGCGCGGTACGAGGTCGAATCCGCGGAGGGACTCGGCGGCCACGCCGCGAGCGCGGCGGCGCTCCCCCTGCTGGGAACCGCGCTGGAACAGCGCCGCGGCCAGCGCAACCATCCGCACGACGACGGCCGCGATCGCTAGTCGCCGCGGGCCGGCGCAGTAGCGCAGCGTGCGCCTGGCCCGCACCTCCGTGACGGGCCGTTGCCGCGGGCCGCGCGGCGCCCGCCGTCAGCGTGCCGCCCCACCCCGTCCCGCGCCGATCGCTGCCGCCGCCAGTCGCCGGCCAAGCGCCGCGACCTCCGCTTGCAACCGGGTGAATGTCGCCTCGGTGATCGCCATGATGCGGCGCTCGTCGTCGGACGCCGCCTGCTGCTCGGGGAAGCGCGTGTCGCCAACATCGGGCACGTCCCAGACCTCGCACGCCCCGCCGGGCAGAAGAAGGCTCGCCGCGCACGCCTCCCGCACAGCCGCTTCCATGAACATGACCAGATCGGCCGCAGCGAGCAGATCGGGCGTCGTCTGTGTCCACACGGGTGACATGAAGGGAATCAGGCCGCCGCGCTTCAGCAGGCGCAGGGCATACCAGCTGATCGGCCCGTTGAGGTTCTCCGCCGCGCGGATGCCGCTGGAGCTGGCCCGCACC
This DNA window, taken from Dehalococcoidia bacterium, encodes the following:
- a CDS encoding SDR family oxidoreductase; translation: MADGRLAGKAAIVTGGASGIGRAVAQRFVAEGARVLAVDVNGAGLEETIGMVKAAGGTLHGAVADVSRGDDARGVVAQAMQDFGAVHLLANMHGVSEFSDTNILGVSEEVFTRTWEVNVKALFLLCKAALPELERSGGGAIVNMSSGAALGGGGGTAYTASKGGVNALTRAVAYQFAAKNIRCNAICPGPIDTPMMHRSFEKLGMTNLPIAPGRVPRIGRPEEVAALVTFLCSDEAAFITAATYTIDGGATGH
- a CDS encoding alpha/beta hydrolase; the encoded protein is MATLTSVSLANAAFTIRVWSEGAGRALLYLHGFEGHPGDAPFLQRLAQGRRVIAPEAPGFGASADIEQIDDVLDLALFYRQLIEALGLGEVDLIGHSLGGMFAAEIAAICPQHVRRLVLVSPFGLWLEEAEIPDFLAMSAGQLARAAWHDPESVAAQTTLGGGTNGASPVATAVQRASNLSAAGKFLWPIPDRGLHKRLPLIAAPALVVRGASDKLIPAPYGKAFAGLIPHARLVTIADAGHTPQAEQPDAFLSVVEPFLAG